A section of the Malus sylvestris chromosome 17, drMalSylv7.2, whole genome shotgun sequence genome encodes:
- the LOC126610779 gene encoding F-box/LRR-repeat protein At3g26922-like — MEPTNENPTTAITNRNLNDLPDEILIHILTFLPTLNSVETSLISQKWRPLWSRVPSLDFNYQLFPPHEHPSHTSQFYVEFVDRALISRLNYPLHTFRLSFLYDEHYRSTVDSWVRSAVARLRARELFLDFFIETDVRDEQKPTYDFPLYVLRDGCVEKLSLTSCDLTLPAKLSTMRFGSIRFICFNHVYLEDQAVKDLLSACPNLEVLEINSCLGPHHLEICSTSLRRLMLEFGYIPKQKQTLLVDCPKLCSISIHSCDFEECVLKNASSLVEFHVDFPHRIDGSYRPWSNVVRLLEQAPNVKHLNVQNWWFKFLTSKNTFPESFILHNLKLLVLRTGCTQYDLVGMAALLKLCPNLETLILENPFKMEKDESLPEELLKKPVHFSMPSLKQVKLKAYNGRQCSILKILIEQGVVLEKIVLLIDQVGQNEPLPPIILNRKVSQAWEIVDRL; from the exons ATGGAGCCAACAAATGAAAACCCTACCACCGCAATCACGAATCGAAACCTAAACGATCTCCCCGACGAGATCCTCATCCACATCCTTACCTTCCTCCCCACACTAAACTCCGTTGAAACCTCCCTCATCTCCCAGAAATGGCGGCCCCTCTGGTCTCGCGTCCCCTCCCTCGACTTCAACTACCAACTCTTCCCGCCGCACGAGCATCCCTCCCATACCTCCCAGTTCTACGTCGAGTTCGTCGACCGCGCTCTGATTTCCCGCCTCAATTATCCCCTCCACACTTTCCGCCTCTCTTTCCTCTACGACGAACACTACCGCTCCACTGTCGACTCTTGGGTGCGATCCGCCGTCGCCCGCCTCCGCGCTCGGGAGCTCTTTCTCGACTTCTTCATCGAAACCGATGTTCGTGACGAGCAGAAACCCACGTACGATTTCCCTTTGTATGTTTTGAGGGATGGGTGTGTTGAGAAATTATCGCTCACGAGCTGTGATCTTACTCTGCCGGCGAAATTGTCCACCATGCGTTTCGGGTCGATTCGGTTCATCTGTTTCAACCACGTTTACTTGGAGGACCAGGCCGTGAAGGATTTGTTATCTGCTTGCCCCAATTTGGAGGTTTTGGAAATTAACAGCTGTTTGGGGCCTCACCATTTGGAGATATGCAGCACAAGTCTTAGAAGGCTAATGCTTGAATTTGGGTATATCCCAAAGCAGAAGCAGACGTTATTGGTTGATTGCCCGAAGCTTTGTTCGATCAGTATTCATAGTTGTGACTTTGAAGAGTGTGTACTTAAGAATGCTTCTTCTTTGGTTGAGTTTCATGTTGATTTTCCGCATCGAATTGATGGGTCGTATCGTCCTTGGAGTAATGTTGTTAGGCTACTCGAACAAGCACCAAATGTTAAGCATCTTAATGTGCAAAATTGGTGGTTCAAG TTTCTGACATCAAAGAATACTTTTCCCGAAAGTTTTATTCTCCACAATCTGAAGCTGTTGGTGCTGCGAACTGGGTGTACCCAATATGATCTCGTTGGCATGGCTGCACTGCTTAAACTTTGTCCCAATCTTGAGACACTGATTCTAGAAAACCCTTTCAAAATGGAGAAAGAC GAGAGTTTACCAGAAGAGCTCTTGAAGAAACCAGTTCATTTCAGCATGCCAAGTCTCAAGCAAGTTAAACTGAAAGCGTATAACGGACGACAATGTAGTATTTTGAAAATCTTGATTGAGCAAGGAGTTGTCCTGGAAAAGATTGTACTTCTTATCGACCAAGTTGGCCAGAACGAACCGCTTCCTCCGATAATTCTAAATAGAAAGGTTTCACAAGCTTGGGAGATAGTGGATAGATTATGA
- the LOC126610780 gene encoding putative dehydration-responsive element-binding protein 2H → MPKLVKTDTRRDGPNPVAETLAKWKEYNDHLDSCNDEGGPFRRVPAKGSKKGCMKGKGGPENSRCNYRGVRQRTWGKWVAEIRTPNRGSRLWLGTFPTAIEAALAYDEAARAMYCSAARLNFPNISISTLSKDSSSTKTLSSLPLLASSAGSESSARSDHSGDCAAQDEDQANGLSSNVENDDTTNVDQTNEDRDDE, encoded by the coding sequence ATGCCCAAGTTGGTCAAGACCGATACAAGACGGGATGGACCCAATCCTGTGGCTGAGACTCTTGCGAAGTGGAAAGAGTACAACGACCATTTGGATTCATGCAATGATGAGGGTGGACCGTTCCGTAGAGTACCAGCCAAGGGATCAAAAAAGGGATGTATGAAGGGTAAGGGAGGACCTGAGAACTCTCGCTGTAACTACAGAGGTGTTAGACAGAGGACATGGGGCAAGTGGGTTGCAGAGATCCGGACACCCAACAGGGGAAGTAGGCTCTGGCTAGGCACTTTTCCAACTGCCATTGAAGCTGCCCTTGCTTATGATGAAGCGGCAAGGGCCATGTATTGTTCTGCTGCCCGTCTTAACTTCCCTAATATCTCAATTTCCACTTTATCAAAGGATTCTTCATCGACAAAAACTCTGTCCTCCCTTCCCTTGTTAGCATCATCTGCAGGTTCAGAATCCTCAGCGAGATCAGACCACTCGGGGGATTGTGCCGCTCAGGATGAGGATCAGGCGAATGGTCTTTCATCTAATGTAGAGAATGATGATACGACGAATGTAGATCAAACAAATGAGGATCGAGATGATGAATGA
- the LOC126609925 gene encoding uncharacterized protein LOC126609925 → MSIPLILLRASPIINPVPAPHSPSLPHHLSLSFVSAGHRGTQRSSLAGFFLFLRLGFEDGNGAGEAHPFFRRTRELRGNFQSPPTVSRLFEGEVASEEILNPDPHNSSAKEYLGHYAAWGEDLVLAFRSGEIISNYELRDMEQALGRELVISGYGRKDHGAGIGPGVIFIQ, encoded by the exons ATGTCTATCCCTCTCATCCTCCTGCGAGCCTCACCCATTATCAACCCCGTGCCTGCACCGCATTCACCATCATTACCCCATCATCTTTCCCTCTCTTTCGTCTCTGCGGGACACAGAGGAACCCAGAGAAGCTCTCTGGCGggatttttccttttcctccGGTTAG GTTTTGAAGACGGGAACGGCGCGGGGGAAGCACACCCATTTTTCCGGCGAACCCGTGAGCTTCGAGGGAATTTCCAGTCACCTCCGACCGTGTCACGGTTATTTGAGG gtgaagttgctagtgaaGAAATTCTAAATCCTGATCCGCATAACTCTTCTGCTAAAgaatattt aggacactatgccgcctggggcgaggatctggtgttggcatttaggTCGGGAGAAATAATCTCTAACTACGAGCTGAGGGACATGGAGCAGGCATTaggccgggagttggtaatctctggctacgggcgcaaagaccacggagcaggcattgggccgggagttatatttattcagtga
- the LOC126611677 gene encoding xyloglucan endotransglucosylase protein 6-like produces the protein MAVPAFGIMAFSLSAFVIFALLGLVSSAKFEELFQPTWALDHFNYEGEQVHMKLDNFSGAGFQSKNKYLFGKVSIQIKLIEGDSAGTVTAFYMSSDGPLHDEFDFEFLGNTTGEPYSVQTNIYVNGVGNREQRLNLWFDPTTEFHSYSIFWNQRQVVFLVDETPIRVHTNMENKGVPFPKDQAMGVYSSIWNADDWATQGGRVKTDWSHAPFVATYKGFDINACECPVSLAAADKAKKCSSSGDQKYWWDEPTLSELNLHQNHQLVWVKAHHMVYDYCTDSARFPVTPLECVHHRH, from the exons ATGGCTGTTCCAGCTTTTGGAATAATGGCTTTTTCTCTGAGTGCTTTTGTGATTTTTGCATTGCTGGGTTTGGTCAGCTCAGCAAAATTTGAAGAGCTTTTCCAGCCAACCTGGGCTCTCGATCACTTCAACTATGAGGGAGAGCAAGTTCACATGAAACTCGACAACTTTTCCG GAGCTGGGTTTCAATCCAAGAACAAGTACTTGTTTGGAAAAGTGAGCATTCAGATTAAGCTCATCGAGGGCGACTCCGCCGGAACTGTCACTGCTTTCTAT ATGTCATCGGACGGTCCACTACACGATGAGTTCGACTTCGAGTTTCTGGGGAACACTACTGGGGAACCTTATTCAGTGCAGACCAATATATATGTCAATGGTGTGGGAAACAGAGAGCAAAGGTTGAACCTTTGGTTCGATCCCACCACGGAATTCCACTCCTACTCCATCTTCTGGAATCAGCGCCAAGTTGT GTTCCTAGTCGATGAGACGCCCATTAGAGTCCACACCAACATGGAAAACAAAGGGGTGCCCTTCCCCAAGGACCAAGCCATGGGTGTCTACAGTTCAATTTGGAATGCAGATGACTGGGCCACACAGGGTGGCAGGGTCAAGACAGATTGGTCCCATGCACCCTTCGTCGCAACCTACAAGGGCTTTGACATCAATGCCTGTGAGTGCCCAGTTTCTCTTGCAGCCGCAGATAAGGCAAAGAAGTGCAGCAGCAGTGGTGACCAGAAGTACTGGTGGGATGAACCTACTTTGTCCGAGCTCAATCTCCACCAGAACCACCAGCTCGTGTGGGTTAAGGCTCACCACATGGTCTATGACTACTGCACCGATTCCGCTAGGTTTCCGGTGACTCCACTCGAGTGCGTGCACCACCGCCACTAG